The genomic segment GTCGGTCCCGCTGTTCACGCCCACCACGTATTGGGCCCCGGTGTATTCGCGGAGCCGCTGCTCCAATTGAGCCACCTGCTTGCCGTGGGAGAACTTCCCGTTGGCGAAAACCTCACCGACCCGGGTGCGGATCTGGGGCCACAGTCGCTCGAACGTGGTGTTCTGCGCGAAGAACCGCACGTCACGCTGGATTTCCTCGCCCGGATCGGCGGTCACTCTCCGCTGTACGGTCACGCACTGAAAGTAGCGGAGCGGAGGGGTGGCGAAAAGAGATGAATGGTGACCGGCCCGGTTTTCACTCTTTGCGGTCGGTTTCCCGGCCCACTTCTCGACTGCGGGCCCGGCCCGGCGGATATTACCGGCACCAGCTCCCCTGATCGACGGAGAATCATGCTGCAAACTCTGGTGCTCGGACTCGGCCGGGCCGGCGCCGCGCTGCACCTGCCGGTCCTTTCCCGGATCGGCGGGTCCGGGCTGCCCGGGTTGTTCGCCGAACACCCCCTGATCGCCTACGATCCCCGGCCGGTCGACCTCCGGCACCTGCCGCGGGTCCGGGTGGCCGCCAGCCTCACCGAGGCGATGGGCCGGGTGGATCCCGCGAAGACGGTCGCGCACCTGTGCACCCCGCCGGGTTCCCGGCTCACCGTGCTCGAAGAACTGGCGCGCAACGGTTTCCGGCAGATCATCGTGGAGAAGCCGCTCGGCGCCGGCCGCCGTGAACTCGACCGGATCGGGGTGCTGCGCCGCCGGTACGGGTTGCAGTTGGCGGTGGTGGCGCCCTGGCTGGTGGCCGGACTGACCGAGCGGCTGGCGAAGCTGGTGCGCTCGGGTGAATTCGGGGCGCTGCGGTCGCTGACGGTGAACCAGCACAAACCGCGGTTCCACCGCTCGCTGACCAATTCCGGGCACACCAACGCCTGCGAGGTCGAGCTGCCGCACGCGGTACCGGTGGCGCTGCGGCTGGGCGGCCCGGCCGAACTGGTCGACGCGGAGTGGACGGACATGGCCTGCGGCGACCGGTCGATCCCGCGGCTCGGGAGCGCGCAGCTGACCCTGCGGCACGAGGGCGGGGTGACGAGCAGGCTGCGGTCCGACCTCACCTCGCCGATCCGCGAGCGCAGCGTCACGCTCAGCCTGGACCACGGCATCATCACCGGCCACTACCCGCTCAGCGCCGAAGACGACCACGCGCAGCTGGAGGTGGTGGCCCCGGACCGGATCGAGCGCGAGGTCTTCCGCGACGACGCGCTGACCACCTTCTTCCTGCGGACCTACCGGGCCTTCCGCGACGGGCTGCCGGTGGACGTCGAAGTGCACGAGCGGGCCGCGCGGCTGCTGATCGAGGCGAAGGAGCGATGCGCCCGGCGGGTGCTGGTGGCGACGCATGCGCCGTGAGCTGTCCTTCGCCGGGATCGGTGACGAGGCGGGCACCAGACTCCCGGCCCAGGTCGCGGCGATCCGGCGGCTGGGCTGGCGGCAGCTGGAGCTGCGCAGCGTGGACGGCCGGGCGCTGGCGGACCTGGGCCACGACGGACTGCGGCGGGTGGAGTCCGCGATCCGCGACGCCGGGGTCGAGGTGGTCTGCCTGGATTCGCGGATCGGGAACTGGGCGCGGCCGATCACCGAGCCGTTCGCCCGCGAGCTGCACGAACTGGACGAGCTGCTCGAGTGGTGCGAGGCGCTGGACACCCGGTTCGTCCGGATCATGTCCTACCCGAACGCCGAGCTGCCCGAGGACGAATGGCGTCACCGGGTGCTCGACCGGATCCGGCGGCTGGCCGAGCGCGCCGCCGAGGCGGACGTGGTGCTGCTGCACGAGAACTGCTCCGGCTGGGCGGGTGCGAGCGCGGACCGCATGCTCGAACTGCTCGCGGCCGTGGGCAACCTGCGGCTGCTGTACGACACCGGCAACGGGGTCGCGCACGGGTACTCCGGCCACGACCTGCTCGCCGAGATCGTCGACCACGTCGCCCATGTGCACGTCAAGGACGCGGTGCTGGTCGACGGCGAAGCCCGCTACTGCATCCCCGGACGGGGTGAGGCCCGCGTGGCCGATTCGCTGCGGCTGCTGCTCGCCCACGGGTACCGGGGCACGTTCTCGCTCGAACCCCACCTGACCGCGGTGCCGCACCAGGGCAGAGTCGCCGGGGACACCGCGGCCGACTCGTTCGTCGCGGCCGGGCGCGCGCTGGAACGGCTGGCCGTGGAGATCCCGCGGTGACCGGGCTGCTGCTGCCGTCCGACCACGAACTGCTGCTGCGGCTGCTGCGGACCCCGACGGTCAGCCCGCTCGAAGCCGGCGGGGGCGAACCCGCCGCGCAGCTGTGGCAGGCGCAGACCGACTACGCCGAAGCCGCGCAGGCCATCGGGTTCCGGCTGGCCCGTCACGACTGCGCGCGGCCGGCGGACGCCCTGCGCGACGACGTGCCCGCCGCCGTCCGGGAGGCCGCGGGCACGCCCGGGTTCCTCGCCGGGCAGCCCAGCCTCGTGCTGCGCCTGGGACGCGCCCTGCCGCTCGGCTCGACGGTCATGTTCAACGTGCACCTGGACACGGTCGCCGGGCTGGAACCGGTGGGCTTCGACGGCCACCGGTTCACCGGGCGCGGCGCGATCGACGCGAAGGGACCGGCGGTGGCGCTGCTGGCCGGGATCCGGCACGCGATCCAGGCCGGCGCGCCGATCGGCCGCGACATCGGGGTGATCCTGCAGGTGGTGTCCGGTGAGGAGGGTGGCGGGCTGGGCACGCTCGGCACCCGGCGGCTGGTCGCGGCCGGGTTCCACGGCCGCGTCAACATCTTCTGCGAGCCCACCGGCCTGCGGTACCTGACCAGGGCGACGGCCGCGATGACCGCGCGCGTCCGGGTCACCGGCCAGGGGTCGATCGACGACCGGCCGGAAGCCGGGCACAACGCCACCGTGCTGCTGGGTTTCCTCGCGCAGCACTTCGCCGCGAGCCTCGGCGGCAGCTTCTGCGTGGCCGGGCTGCACACCGGCGACCAGCACAACCGGGTGTACGGCACCGGTGAGCTGCTGCTGAACCTGCCGTACGAATCCTCCGCCGAGGGCGAGGACCTGGCGGCGCGGGTCGAGCTGGTCTTCCGCGACGGGCTGACGGAGTTCGCCGGGAAGTTCGGCGACAGCCCGGTGTTCGCCCGGACCGCCGCCGACGTCGCCGAGATCACCACGCTCGACTGGCTCAAACGCGGCCTGCCGTGCCTCAACGGCGGTGACCGCTGGGCGGAGAACCTGCTCACCGCGCACGCCGGGCTGACCCCGCACGCCGCCGAAGAACCGGCCTTCACCTGCGACGCGATCTGGATGGACGGGGTACCCGGCGCGTTCACCGCGGTGTTCGGGCCCGGCTCGCTGGCGGAGAACAACGCGCACGCCCCCGGTGAGTACGCCGATCTCGCCGAACTGGAGGAGTTCGCCGCCGCCGTCGCCCGCATCCTGCTCGCCTTCGCCCGAACCCCCGTGTTGAAAGGAACCCGATGACCGCTGAAGTGGTGGCCCCGCCGACCGTCCGCGTGCCCTACGCCGACCTGCTGGACCACGTGAGGCAGGCGTTCGCCCGGCGCGGGGTGCCGGCGCACCGGGCCCGGCTGGCGGCCGAAGCGCTGTGTTACGCCGACCTGCACGGATTCGGTTCACACGGGGTGGCCAATCTGAATCCGTTGTACCTCAAGCAGTTCGAGCAGAAACGGATCGCCGCGGACGCCGAACCGGAGGCGGTCGGCGATCTCGGCGCGTGCGCGGTCTTCGACGCGCACCGGGCACTCGGGCTCTGGGCGGCCGCGGAGGCGATGGACTCGGCCATCGAACGCGCGGAGTGGCACGGGATCGGCCTGGTCTCGGTGCGTGGCGCCACGCACTTCGGGAGCGCGGGTTTCCACGCGCGGCGGGCGGCGCGCCACGGCCTGGTCGGCGTGGTGATGAGCAACTGCGGCAACCAGCGCATCGCGCGCCC from the Amycolatopsis magusensis genome contains:
- a CDS encoding sugar phosphate isomerase/epimerase family protein; amino-acid sequence: MRRELSFAGIGDEAGTRLPAQVAAIRRLGWRQLELRSVDGRALADLGHDGLRRVESAIRDAGVEVVCLDSRIGNWARPITEPFARELHELDELLEWCEALDTRFVRIMSYPNAELPEDEWRHRVLDRIRRLAERAAEADVVLLHENCSGWAGASADRMLELLAAVGNLRLLYDTGNGVAHGYSGHDLLAEIVDHVAHVHVKDAVLVDGEARYCIPGRGEARVADSLRLLLAHGYRGTFSLEPHLTAVPHQGRVAGDTAADSFVAAGRALERLAVEIPR
- a CDS encoding M20/M25/M40 family metallo-hydrolase, with the translated sequence MTGLLLPSDHELLLRLLRTPTVSPLEAGGGEPAAQLWQAQTDYAEAAQAIGFRLARHDCARPADALRDDVPAAVREAAGTPGFLAGQPSLVLRLGRALPLGSTVMFNVHLDTVAGLEPVGFDGHRFTGRGAIDAKGPAVALLAGIRHAIQAGAPIGRDIGVILQVVSGEEGGGLGTLGTRRLVAAGFHGRVNIFCEPTGLRYLTRATAAMTARVRVTGQGSIDDRPEAGHNATVLLGFLAQHFAASLGGSFCVAGLHTGDQHNRVYGTGELLLNLPYESSAEGEDLAARVELVFRDGLTEFAGKFGDSPVFARTAADVAEITTLDWLKRGLPCLNGGDRWAENLLTAHAGLTPHAAEEPAFTCDAIWMDGVPGAFTAVFGPGSLAENNAHAPGEYADLAELEEFAAAVARILLAFARTPVLKGTR